In the Actinomycetota bacterium genome, CAGTTGCTCAAGCATGGCCTCAACTGCGAGGCGGGGTTCGTCGGCCAATACCACGACCATGGGTACGCTCAGGTCGGGCGTGGCCAGCAAGCCCAGGTACCGGAAGAGGCGGGCAGTCCGCTGCTCAAGCGGGCCACCACCAACCAAGGTCGTGTAGCTGACCTGGAAGCTCGCCCGGACCGCTAGGTCGCCGATCTTGAGTTCATCCAGCCGCCCCCGGCCGTCACGTAGCCGCGCCGCCAAGGCGCCCAGGGGCCAGCTGGGCCGGGCAGCCAGACGGCCCCCAGCGATCCGCAGGGCCAACGGCAGGTGCCCGCAGAGCTCGGCGATCCTGGCCGCTGCGGCTGGGTCGCCAGCCACTCGCTGCGACCCGGCGATCCGCCCGAGCAGCAGCGTGGCCTCCTGGGGAACCATGACGTCCAGGTGTAGAGGGTGGGCGTCCAGGTCGGCCAGCAGGTTGCGGCTGGTCACCAGGGCCGCACAGCCCGGGCTGCTCGGCAGCAGGGGGCGGACCTGGGCGGCCGAGGCCGCGTTGTCAAGCACCACCAGGACCTGGCGTCCGGCCAGCAGGGACCGGTACCTGGCGCTAGCCTCCTCCAGCTCGGAAGGGATGCTCGCGCCCTCGACCCCAAGCGACCGAAGCAGCCGACCGAGGGCATCACCCGGGCCGAGCGGAGGAAGGGCACCGGTGGCCCCGTGGAGATCGAGATAGAGCTGGCCGTCGGGGAACCGTTCCTGCAGGCGCCAGGCGGCCTCCAGGGTGAGCGCCGACTTACCTACCCCGGCGAGTCCATGGATGACGACGATCTGGGCGGCGTCGCCGGCCTGGTCGACCAGCAGCCGGCCGAGTTGGGCCAGTTCGACGGCGCGGCCGGTGAACCGGCGCAGGCGGGCGGGCAACTCTCTGGGCACCGGCACCTGCCCCCGAAGGGGTCCCGGCTGGCCGCGCGCCGCCCAGTACAAGGCGACCAGCTGGCCGTCGGGCATGGTCACGCCGGCGGTGGCCGCCAACTCCTCGATCGCCAGCACCACCGTCTCATCACGGGGCAGGGCCCGGCCGCGACACCACTCCGACACCCGCGGCTCCCCCACCCGCTCGAACCCGGCCGCCCGCAGCCTGCGGGCCAACATGGCCTGCGATAGCCCGGCCTGCTCCAAGACCGCCCGCAGGCGGCCGGCGAACACGGCCCTGGCAGATCGGTCCACGACACCACCCTACGCACCCTTCCGACTTCCGCGAAGTCTTCCACCCTGCCGCCATCCGGGACAGGCTTCCC is a window encoding:
- a CDS encoding tetratricopeptide repeat protein: MDRSARAVFAGRLRAVLEQAGLSQAMLARRLRAAGFERVGEPRVSEWCRGRALPRDETVVLAIEELAATAGVTMPDGQLVALYWAARGQPGPLRGQVPVPRELPARLRRFTGRAVELAQLGRLLVDQAGDAAQIVVIHGLAGVGKSALTLEAAWRLQERFPDGQLYLDLHGATGALPPLGPGDALGRLLRSLGVEGASIPSELEEASARYRSLLAGRQVLVVLDNAASAAQVRPLLPSSPGCAALVTSRNLLADLDAHPLHLDVMVPQEATLLLGRIAGSQRVAGDPAAAARIAELCGHLPLALRIAGGRLAARPSWPLGALAARLRDGRGRLDELKIGDLAVRASFQVSYTTLVGGGPLEQRTARLFRYLGLLATPDLSVPMVVVLADEPRLAVEAMLEQLVDAQLLETPAPGRYQMHDLLRLFAQERVDQEESEASRATALGRVMAWQLATTRLAVRLAYPGDQWRAQGDITAAAALQDQADAFAWLEAERSNLLAISRQATTSHPAATMVGPLTTALFRYLQMGGYWTELRTLNEVALQAARDAGDRSGEAQALSDLATASWWLGELDYAVAYNQLSLGLRRALGDRRGESLALGNLSEAYRALGRVGEALAYQRQSLAIIRELGDRPAEARSLNGLG